Proteins encoded by one window of Geobacter sp. DSM 9736:
- the rimP gene encoding ribosome maturation factor RimP: MPQKDVAEQVRALAEPLVADLGLELVDVEYKREGRSMVLRLFLDREGGITLDDCAAVSRELSEILDVEDLIQGHYSLEVSSPGLNRPLRKEQDFLRYKGKLVRIKTFDLLPDDAGNPRKTFLGELVSCGGGIVHVKLTEGQGAAIPLAKIAKANLEFEF; this comes from the coding sequence ATGCCACAGAAAGATGTTGCTGAGCAGGTTAGAGCACTGGCAGAGCCGCTCGTTGCCGATCTCGGCCTTGAACTGGTCGATGTCGAGTACAAAAGAGAAGGCCGTTCAATGGTGCTTCGCCTCTTTCTTGATAGGGAAGGGGGTATAACCCTTGACGACTGTGCTGCAGTCAGCAGGGAGTTATCAGAAATACTTGATGTGGAAGACCTTATACAAGGGCATTACAGTCTTGAGGTCTCGTCCCCTGGACTGAACCGTCCACTCCGTAAGGAGCAGGATTTTCTTCGTTATAAAGGTAAGCTTGTTCGGATAAAGACATTCGATCTGCTGCCTGATGATGCCGGGAACCCGCGCAAGACTTTCCTCGGAGAGCTTGTCAGCTGCGGCGGCGGCATTGTTCATGTGAAGCTAACGGAAGGGCAGGGCGCAGCCATTCCTCTCGCTAAGATCGCTAAGGCGAATCTTGAATTCGAATTCTAG
- a CDS encoding ATP-binding protein, translated as MVNQMEERLRRENESLCHFFMSALNALPALFFMLDGAGTFFRWNTSFERLCGYSGEEIQRLSLLDLFVASDRELMRLSIDKALAEGEAHAEVELVAKNGRRTPCFLTGRAVQNEGERWLIGMGMDISGQRLLEEQLRQSQKMEAVGALAKGVAHDFNNIMMAIMNYAGLIQLHAREDERITGLAESIIQAGNRAANLTKSLQAFSSKQPADMKPIDLNEILGGFYRTIGRFIGEDVVFTLLLCSESLPVEGDAGQLEQVLINLTSNSRDAMPSGGKLSITTDRIDIAAAQAGPLGVGVPGPYALITIADEGVGMDKHTRERAFEPFFSTKDVGKGTGLGLSTAYGIIRKHNGYITLSSDPGSGTTFRIFLPLIKPKTERETARPARQGCETVLLVEDEEALRLVTRELLEKFGYRVIEAEDGESALSIFRGAVDPIDLLLSDVVMPKMGGLDLYREILNIKKGLPVIFMSGYPNEYHALNGGEIERFLAKPLKPTELLATIDEVMVAAAESVSAVHS; from the coding sequence ATGGTTAATCAAATGGAAGAGAGATTGAGGCGGGAAAACGAAAGCCTCTGCCATTTTTTCATGTCTGCTTTGAATGCACTTCCGGCCTTATTTTTCATGTTGGACGGAGCAGGCACTTTCTTTAGATGGAACACCAGCTTCGAGAGGCTCTGCGGCTACAGTGGCGAAGAGATTCAAAGGCTCTCTCTTCTCGACCTCTTTGTCGCCAGTGACCGCGAGTTGATGAGGCTGAGCATCGACAAGGCTCTGGCCGAGGGGGAAGCTCACGCGGAAGTTGAACTTGTAGCCAAGAACGGCAGGCGAACCCCCTGCTTTCTGACGGGCCGCGCAGTGCAAAACGAGGGAGAGCGCTGGCTTATCGGCATGGGAATGGACATAAGCGGGCAGAGACTACTTGAGGAGCAGCTTCGTCAGTCGCAAAAGATGGAGGCGGTGGGGGCGCTAGCCAAAGGTGTCGCTCACGATTTCAACAATATAATGATGGCGATAATGAATTACGCCGGATTGATACAGCTCCACGCGCGTGAAGATGAGCGAATCACAGGGCTCGCTGAATCGATAATTCAAGCGGGGAATCGCGCAGCCAATCTGACGAAAAGTTTGCAAGCCTTTAGCAGCAAGCAGCCTGCAGACATGAAGCCGATAGACCTGAATGAAATACTCGGCGGATTTTATCGGACCATCGGTCGCTTCATTGGTGAAGATGTCGTTTTTACTCTTCTACTCTGCTCCGAGAGCCTGCCGGTTGAGGGTGATGCCGGTCAACTGGAGCAGGTGCTGATAAACCTGACATCGAACTCAAGGGACGCCATGCCGTCGGGAGGGAAGCTGAGCATCACGACCGACAGGATCGACATTGCCGCTGCGCAGGCAGGACCCTTAGGAGTTGGAGTGCCTGGACCGTACGCTCTGATCACTATTGCTGACGAAGGTGTCGGCATGGATAAACACACCCGAGAAAGGGCTTTCGAACCTTTCTTCTCTACTAAAGATGTAGGTAAAGGGACCGGACTAGGGTTATCCACTGCATATGGTATCATACGAAAGCATAACGGCTACATCACTCTCTCAAGCGATCCCGGCAGCGGAACGACATTCAGGATCTTCTTGCCGCTGATCAAGCCTAAAACCGAACGCGAAACTGCTCGGCCGGCACGACAAGGTTGCGAGACCGTTCTGCTCGTGGAGGATGAAGAGGCATTGCGGCTGGTGACTCGCGAACTGCTTGAGAAGTTCGGCTATCGTGTGATCGAGGCTGAGGACGGTGAATCGGCTCTTTCCATTTTTAGAGGAGCAGTCGATCCAATCGATCTGCTTCTATCGGATGTGGTTATGCCGAAAATGGGGGGGCTTGACTTGTACCGTGAAATTTTAAACATAAAGAAAGGATTGCCAGTGATCTTCATGAGCGGCTATCCTAACGAGTATCACGCCCTGAACGGAGGGGAAATAGAAAGGTTTCTTGCGAAGCCTCTCAAACCCACCGAGCTCCTGGCGACGATTGATGAAGTAATGGTAGCCGCAGCGGAATCTGTTTCGGCAGTTCATTCCTGA
- the infB gene encoding translation initiation factor IF-2 yields the protein MSKIRVYELAQKMGIDNKELMAKLQAVGVEVKNHMAVIDEADAKKLTEAPPKAAAPVKEVAKEEVRVTSTIIRRRPKAVEAEPPKPEEPAPLVEEVKEEKPEPVAAAPEEAPAPPVVEPQPAAPPAIPAAPPKAEEPQRATANRAVILGRVEIPGLQPKPERQPERRDTPRPAARVTDRPAPSRAPERPGAPRPQGDRPAPGRQERVMTPPQEMPSDDRKKGARKGKEVPVVSDTAKGAKKGASTSKKKEAFKKAELLEKRERIFEPGPRAKGKRKDKSLRMPEGRKTEITVPKAIKRIIKITETITVGELAKRMGIKATDLIRNLMKMGMMVTINHPLDYDTAVILAADFGYEIENVAVDLDEMLESTPDAPETLEKRPPVVTIMGHVDHGKTSLLDAIREANVIAGEAGGITQHIGAYDVELDGRKITFLDTPGHEAFTAMRARGAKVTDIVILVVAADDGVMPQTREAINHSKAAGVPIIVAINKIDKPDAKPERVKQELTEHGLVSSDWGGDTTMVEVSAKKRLNLEELLEMVLLQADLMELKANPNKQAKGTIVEAKLDKGRGPVATVLVQEGTLKMGDYCVVGVHSGRVRAMQNDRGEKVSEAGPSMPVEVIGLSGVPDAGDVFVAMKDEKQAKEIATLRQIKQREAELAKHSKLSLEDLYKRIQSGEVKDLNVIVKGDVQGSVEAVGEALRKLSTEAVRLNVIHSAVGAVTETDVNLATASNAIIIGFNVRPEVKAQGLAEKEGVDIRLYNIIYDAVEDVKKAMEGLLEPVFKEKYLGRAEIREVFSVPKIGNVAGCYVQDGKIVRNAQVRLLRDNVVVYEGKLASLRRFKDDVKEVATNYECGMSLENYNDIKVGDIIEAFEIEKIAATL from the coding sequence ATGAGTAAAATCCGCGTATACGAACTAGCCCAAAAGATGGGTATCGATAATAAGGAGCTTATGGCCAAGCTGCAGGCTGTCGGCGTCGAGGTGAAGAATCACATGGCCGTTATTGATGAAGCGGATGCGAAAAAGCTGACGGAAGCCCCGCCTAAAGCTGCTGCTCCGGTTAAAGAGGTCGCGAAGGAAGAGGTAAGGGTTACCAGCACTATTATCCGCCGGCGTCCGAAGGCAGTAGAGGCGGAACCTCCGAAGCCGGAAGAACCCGCTCCCCTTGTCGAAGAGGTCAAAGAAGAAAAACCTGAACCTGTAGCAGCCGCTCCTGAGGAGGCACCCGCACCACCAGTGGTTGAACCTCAACCTGCTGCGCCGCCCGCAATACCTGCTGCGCCGCCCAAGGCCGAAGAACCTCAGCGTGCCACTGCCAACAGGGCAGTCATTCTCGGAAGAGTCGAAATCCCCGGTCTGCAACCAAAACCTGAGCGGCAGCCCGAGCGCCGCGATACGCCTCGTCCCGCTGCCCGGGTAACCGATCGGCCTGCGCCTTCACGTGCTCCCGAGCGACCTGGTGCGCCTCGTCCTCAAGGAGATCGACCGGCTCCCGGACGTCAGGAGCGTGTAATGACGCCTCCCCAGGAGATGCCGTCGGATGATCGTAAAAAAGGAGCACGAAAAGGGAAAGAGGTCCCTGTCGTATCGGATACCGCCAAGGGTGCCAAGAAGGGAGCCAGTACCTCCAAGAAAAAGGAGGCATTCAAAAAAGCGGAACTTCTGGAAAAGCGTGAGCGCATATTCGAACCCGGACCCCGAGCGAAAGGAAAGCGCAAGGACAAGTCTCTTCGCATGCCTGAAGGTAGAAAAACTGAAATCACAGTCCCTAAAGCAATCAAGCGTATTATCAAGATTACGGAAACAATCACAGTCGGTGAGCTCGCCAAGAGGATGGGTATCAAAGCCACTGATCTGATCAGGAACCTGATGAAGATGGGAATGATGGTCACCATCAATCATCCCCTCGATTACGATACCGCCGTGATTCTTGCTGCGGATTTCGGGTATGAAATCGAAAACGTGGCGGTGGATCTTGACGAGATGCTAGAGTCGACTCCTGACGCTCCCGAGACCCTTGAGAAACGCCCGCCGGTTGTAACCATCATGGGACACGTCGACCATGGCAAAACCTCGCTACTCGATGCCATACGAGAAGCAAACGTCATCGCTGGTGAGGCAGGCGGAATTACTCAGCACATCGGTGCTTACGACGTAGAACTCGATGGACGTAAAATCACCTTCCTAGACACGCCGGGCCATGAAGCCTTTACCGCAATGCGAGCCCGAGGTGCCAAGGTAACCGATATCGTCATTCTGGTCGTTGCAGCCGATGACGGTGTCATGCCACAGACCCGCGAGGCTATCAACCACTCAAAGGCCGCAGGAGTGCCGATCATCGTTGCAATCAACAAGATCGACAAGCCGGATGCTAAGCCCGAGCGGGTCAAGCAGGAGCTCACCGAGCATGGTCTTGTCTCCTCCGACTGGGGGGGCGACACTACTATGGTCGAGGTTTCAGCGAAAAAGCGGCTCAACCTCGAAGAACTTCTGGAGATGGTTCTGTTGCAGGCAGACCTCATGGAGTTGAAGGCAAATCCCAACAAGCAAGCGAAAGGCACAATCGTCGAGGCAAAACTCGACAAGGGGCGCGGGCCGGTTGCTACGGTTCTAGTACAGGAAGGCACCCTCAAGATGGGAGACTACTGCGTAGTCGGTGTTCATTCCGGTCGCGTTCGCGCGATGCAGAACGACCGTGGCGAAAAGGTCAGTGAAGCCGGCCCTTCCATGCCAGTTGAGGTCATCGGGCTTTCAGGTGTCCCCGATGCAGGAGATGTCTTCGTTGCCATGAAGGATGAGAAGCAGGCCAAGGAAATCGCAACCCTGCGCCAGATCAAACAGCGTGAGGCCGAGCTTGCCAAGCACAGCAAGCTTTCACTGGAAGACCTCTATAAACGGATCCAGAGCGGTGAGGTGAAGGACCTCAACGTCATCGTCAAAGGGGATGTTCAAGGTTCCGTCGAAGCCGTAGGAGAGGCATTGCGCAAGCTCTCTACCGAAGCTGTCCGTCTCAACGTAATTCACTCCGCGGTCGGTGCCGTCACCGAGACCGACGTCAATTTGGCGACAGCTTCCAATGCGATCATAATCGGCTTCAACGTGCGTCCTGAAGTCAAGGCACAGGGACTGGCCGAGAAGGAAGGTGTCGATATCCGGCTCTACAACATCATCTACGATGCAGTGGAGGATGTGAAAAAGGCGATGGAAGGGCTGCTGGAACCTGTCTTCAAGGAGAAGTACCTTGGTCGCGCCGAGATCAGGGAAGTCTTCTCTGTACCCAAGATTGGTAACGTCGCTGGATGTTACGTGCAGGATGGGAAGATCGTCCGAAACGCCCAGGTGCGCCTGCTTCGGGATAATGTGGTAGTGTATGAAGGGAAGCTTGCTAGCCTCCGCCGCTTCAAAGATGATGTGAAAGAAGTTGCCACAAACTACGAGTGCGGTATGTCCCTCGAAAACTATAACGACATTAAAGTCGGTGATATCATCGAGGCGTTCGAGATCGAGAAGATTGCTGCAACTCTGTAA
- the nusA gene encoding transcription termination factor NusA → METNFNLKHTIDQIVKEKSIDKTIVLEALEQAVLTAANKKYRNTRDLEAHFNEEIGEVEVFEFVTVVEEVNDSYKEISLEEAREEDPEVEIGDSIGMKIDASDFSRIAAQTAKQVIIQRVREAERETIFNEYKDRVGELINGIVRRFEKGDLVIDLGRAEALLPHKEQAPREVYRQGDRVKALILDIRLTTKGPQIILSRVNPGLLEKLFEAEVPEIAEGIVEIMGVVREPGSRAKIAVYSHESDVDPVGACVGMRGSRVQNVVSELRGEKIDIIPWSEDIARFACNALAPAVVSKVYVDEENRAMEIIVADDQLSLAIGKRGQNVRLAAKLTGWKIDIKSETKAAETELMQYASFDGSADEEQSEEEAGQVEPVVAASEEGVEE, encoded by the coding sequence GTGGAAACGAACTTCAATCTCAAGCACACCATCGATCAGATCGTCAAGGAGAAGTCCATCGACAAGACGATCGTTCTGGAAGCGCTGGAACAGGCGGTCCTAACCGCTGCCAACAAAAAATACCGCAATACACGGGATCTGGAAGCGCACTTCAACGAGGAGATCGGTGAGGTAGAGGTTTTCGAGTTCGTCACTGTCGTGGAAGAAGTTAATGACTCTTATAAGGAAATCAGCCTGGAGGAAGCGCGCGAAGAAGACCCTGAAGTCGAAATCGGTGATTCAATAGGCATGAAGATAGATGCGAGCGATTTTTCCCGAATAGCTGCACAGACGGCAAAGCAGGTAATCATACAGAGAGTTCGTGAAGCGGAGCGCGAGACGATCTTCAATGAGTATAAAGACCGTGTTGGCGAGTTGATCAACGGGATAGTCCGGCGTTTCGAAAAGGGTGATCTGGTTATTGACCTTGGCAGAGCCGAAGCGCTCCTTCCCCATAAGGAGCAGGCTCCTCGCGAAGTGTACCGGCAGGGAGACCGCGTAAAGGCTCTCATACTTGACATCCGTCTTACAACCAAGGGACCGCAGATCATTCTCTCACGGGTTAATCCAGGTCTTCTCGAAAAGCTGTTCGAAGCTGAGGTGCCGGAGATAGCGGAAGGTATAGTCGAGATTATGGGAGTGGTCAGGGAGCCGGGAAGCCGAGCGAAGATCGCTGTTTATTCGCATGAATCAGACGTTGATCCGGTGGGCGCATGCGTCGGTATGCGAGGCAGTCGTGTCCAGAATGTTGTGTCTGAGCTTCGCGGCGAGAAAATAGATATCATCCCCTGGTCCGAAGACATCGCGCGCTTTGCCTGCAATGCCCTGGCGCCCGCAGTGGTTTCGAAGGTGTATGTGGACGAGGAGAATCGAGCGATGGAAATCATAGTGGCTGATGATCAGCTTTCTCTCGCTATCGGAAAACGCGGGCAGAACGTTCGTCTCGCTGCTAAATTGACGGGCTGGAAAATAGATATCAAGAGTGAAACGAAGGCTGCCGAAACCGAGCTCATGCAGTATGCTTCCTTCGACGGTTCTGCTGATGAGGAGCAGTCAGAAGAGGAAGCTGGACAGGTAGAGCCGGTGGTTGCTGCGTCCGAGGAGGGCGTGGAAGAGTAA
- a CDS encoding DUF448 domain-containing protein, with amino-acid sequence MPKQEPQRSCLGCRVVRDKKDLLRFVLSPDRELVPDLQGKLPGRGAYTCRDTKCLGTAVERRQFNRAFKGEVVCGTPGEVIGRIRALLEKRIASYLALAKKAGQVTSGGDMVTDTLRKQRAGVVVLACDISPDIGEKLANAARRSGAECYRLLDKEHLGDLLGKELRSVAAIDKGGIAQTVNREMQKYRNFFEGGAQGR; translated from the coding sequence ATGCCTAAACAGGAACCTCAAAGGAGCTGTCTCGGATGCCGTGTCGTTCGGGACAAGAAGGACCTTCTCAGGTTCGTGCTCTCCCCTGATCGGGAACTGGTGCCAGATCTTCAGGGGAAGCTGCCGGGTCGTGGTGCCTACACATGCAGGGACACGAAATGCTTGGGCACTGCGGTTGAACGGCGGCAATTCAATCGTGCTTTTAAGGGTGAGGTCGTCTGTGGGACCCCCGGTGAGGTTATTGGCCGCATCAGGGCTTTGCTCGAAAAACGGATCGCGTCGTACCTTGCTCTCGCAAAAAAAGCCGGGCAGGTAACCTCCGGTGGAGACATGGTGACAGACACCCTAAGAAAACAGCGCGCCGGTGTCGTGGTCCTCGCCTGCGATATTTCACCAGACATCGGAGAAAAGCTGGCGAACGCAGCACGGCGGTCCGGCGCGGAATGTTATCGTCTGCTCGACAAGGAGCATCTCGGAGATTTGCTCGGCAAGGAATTGAGAAGCGTCGCGGCGATCGACAAAGGCGGCATCGCTCAAACGGTAAACAGGGAAATGCAAAAATACAGGAACTTCTTCGAGGGAGGGGCGCAGGGAAGATGA
- a CDS encoding type IV pilus twitching motility protein PilT, with amino-acid sequence MDDKILTQILDIAFQKKVSDIHFEVDNPPFFRARGQFLRSKLPKLSPGDTEFITRQILAHNGKSLGEDLKEFDTSFSLPSGARFRVSIFRQKGCFGIVMRLIPPHIGTFDELNLPPVLGEIVQAPNGLILVTGPTGNGKSTTLASMVRFINENFSYNLITIEDPIEFLFPSQKSCIIQREVGNDTDSFNSALRAALRMDPDVILVGEMRDRETIDACIKAAETGHLVFSSLHTQGAVSTINRIIGHFPPEGQEIIRHRLADILVATVSLRLIKDKTGESILPVVEVMRTTTTIQACIRDGRLDEIEKHIENGRSQYQMQTLDQHLLQLCRQDLITVEAAKRITPSTDFERQLIFTSE; translated from the coding sequence ATGGACGACAAGATCCTTACGCAGATTCTCGACATCGCTTTCCAGAAGAAGGTCTCCGATATACACTTCGAAGTAGATAACCCCCCCTTCTTCCGGGCTAGAGGGCAGTTTCTCCGTTCGAAGCTCCCCAAGCTCAGTCCCGGTGACACCGAATTCATAACCCGTCAAATCCTGGCCCACAACGGCAAGTCACTGGGCGAAGATCTCAAGGAATTCGATACGTCATTCTCATTGCCCAGCGGTGCACGATTCCGTGTGAGCATCTTCCGGCAAAAAGGGTGCTTCGGGATTGTCATGCGTCTCATCCCTCCACACATCGGAACATTTGACGAGTTGAACCTCCCTCCAGTTCTCGGGGAGATAGTTCAGGCTCCAAATGGGCTCATTCTGGTGACCGGGCCGACAGGAAATGGCAAATCGACAACGCTCGCGTCCATGGTAAGATTTATCAACGAAAACTTCAGCTATAACCTTATCACCATTGAAGACCCGATCGAATTTCTTTTTCCTTCCCAAAAAAGCTGCATAATCCAGCGAGAAGTAGGGAATGATACCGATAGCTTCAATTCGGCGCTGAGAGCAGCGTTACGGATGGATCCGGACGTGATACTTGTAGGAGAAATGCGGGATCGCGAGACCATAGATGCGTGCATAAAGGCAGCCGAAACCGGACATCTGGTGTTCTCTTCACTGCACACGCAGGGCGCTGTATCGACCATAAACCGGATCATAGGCCATTTCCCCCCCGAAGGGCAGGAAATCATACGCCATCGCCTTGCCGATATCCTTGTTGCAACTGTCTCGCTGCGTCTCATAAAGGATAAGACCGGAGAAAGCATTCTTCCGGTCGTGGAGGTGATGCGCACCACGACGACCATTCAGGCCTGCATCCGAGACGGCCGTCTCGATGAGATCGAAAAGCACATTGAAAATGGCAGGTCGCAGTATCAGATGCAGACACTCGATCAGCACTTGCTGCAGCTATGCAGGCAGGATCTTATTACCGTGGAAGCTGCGAAGCGCATCACCCCTTCCACTGATTTTGAGCGTCAACTTATCTTCACTAGCGAATGA
- a CDS encoding methyltransferase — protein sequence MEQKQWTPADLLQLSGSYWSACALHAGVKLDVFTKLAGKRQTANELAILLACDPRGTAMLLDALTAMKLTEKEEGSYSASAFADRFLSRLSDEYLGHIILHHHHLMESWSRLDEGIRQGGPVRDRVSHNDDDIARESFLMGMFNLAMQLAPRIVSAVDLSGRRKLLDMGGGPGTYAIQFCLHNPTLEAVIFDLPTTRKFAEGTVSRFGLSNRITFQQGDFIEDEITGSYDVVWLSHVLHSEGPEGCAVLLGKTIGVLEPGALVLIQEFILDDAMDGPLFPALFSLNMLLNTPSGQAYSQGQLFRMLEAAGLVDVKRLPIDLPNGAGIISGIFTGRS from the coding sequence ATGGAACAGAAACAGTGGACACCTGCTGACCTGCTCCAGCTTTCCGGCAGCTATTGGAGTGCTTGTGCCCTTCATGCCGGGGTAAAGCTCGACGTATTTACCAAGCTGGCGGGGAAACGGCAGACTGCCAATGAGCTTGCGATCTTGCTTGCATGCGACCCGCGCGGCACTGCAATGCTGCTTGATGCCTTGACTGCCATGAAGCTGACTGAGAAAGAGGAAGGGAGTTACTCCGCATCCGCTTTTGCCGATCGCTTTTTGTCCCGTTTGTCGGACGAGTATCTCGGTCACATCATCCTTCATCATCATCATCTCATGGAGAGCTGGTCGCGGCTCGACGAGGGAATAAGGCAAGGTGGGCCTGTCCGTGACAGGGTTTCGCACAACGATGACGACATTGCCCGGGAGAGCTTCCTGATGGGAATGTTCAATCTTGCGATGCAGCTTGCGCCCCGTATCGTCTCAGCTGTCGATCTTTCTGGACGAAGAAAGCTTCTCGATATGGGAGGTGGTCCGGGGACATATGCCATCCAGTTCTGTCTTCACAACCCGACACTGGAAGCTGTAATATTCGATCTGCCCACAACCCGTAAATTTGCCGAGGGTACTGTAAGCCGGTTCGGCCTTTCCAATCGGATCACTTTTCAGCAAGGAGATTTTATAGAGGATGAAATTACGGGAAGCTATGACGTTGTATGGCTCTCTCACGTGCTGCACAGTGAAGGGCCTGAGGGATGCGCGGTTCTGCTTGGCAAAACCATAGGGGTGCTTGAGCCTGGAGCATTGGTGCTGATCCAGGAGTTTATCCTTGATGATGCCATGGATGGGCCACTATTTCCGGCGCTCTTCTCCCTCAATATGCTACTCAATACACCTTCTGGTCAGGCCTATTCCCAGGGCCAGCTTTTCAGAATGCTTGAAGCTGCTGGTTTGGTCGATGTAAAACGGCTCCCGATCGATCTTCCGAATGGTGCTGGGATAATCTCCGGCATCTTTACCGGCAGGAGTTGA
- a CDS encoding formate/nitrite transporter family protein, which translates to MDRRFLTPVETVRAIVENGRRVITQSRSRTLLLSILAGFYIACGAQLATVVTQDTVTVVGRGLSALLGGSVFSVGLMLVVICGAELFTGNSLLANSVLHGEITCRKLLENWLLVIIGNFAGSLVFAWLMFSSRLWANGAVAEHAIAIATAKCELPFTVAFVRGILCNWLVCLAVFMATAARDVAGKILACYVPITAFVASGFEHSVANMYFIPAGLLLAGEMGQEAHALTWYNFFVGNLLPVTIGNVVGGVVFVGFSYWYIHLDSYRSGN; encoded by the coding sequence ATGGATAGGAGGTTTCTCACCCCGGTAGAGACAGTCCGGGCTATTGTCGAAAACGGCCGGCGCGTGATCACCCAGTCCCGTTCAAGGACTTTGCTCCTTAGTATTCTTGCCGGCTTTTATATCGCCTGCGGCGCACAGTTGGCCACAGTAGTCACACAAGATACGGTCACTGTCGTTGGGCGCGGGCTTTCCGCTCTGCTGGGGGGTAGTGTCTTTTCCGTTGGACTTATGCTAGTGGTGATCTGCGGCGCTGAGCTTTTTACAGGAAACAGCCTCCTGGCAAACTCGGTCCTTCATGGAGAAATAACATGTAGGAAGCTGCTGGAGAACTGGCTATTAGTAATAATCGGAAATTTTGCAGGATCCCTTGTTTTTGCATGGCTGATGTTCAGTTCCCGCTTATGGGCTAACGGTGCGGTAGCGGAGCATGCAATTGCCATCGCTACTGCCAAATGCGAGCTTCCCTTCACGGTAGCCTTCGTTCGGGGCATCCTGTGCAACTGGCTTGTCTGTCTTGCAGTGTTCATGGCGACGGCTGCACGGGATGTCGCCGGAAAGATTCTTGCGTGCTATGTACCAATCACCGCATTTGTTGCCAGCGGGTTCGAACACTCCGTCGCCAACATGTATTTCATTCCGGCCGGCTTGCTTCTTGCCGGGGAGATGGGACAAGAGGCTCACGCTCTTACCTGGTACAATTTTTTCGTCGGGAACCTTCTCCCGGTAACCATCGGAAATGTAGTTGGAGGGGTGGTTTTCGTCGGTTTCTCCTACTGGTATATCCACCTTGACTCATACCGCTCAGGCAATTGA
- a CDS encoding DUF4388 domain-containing protein translates to MSFSGDLGHFPVVDIVQLLHSTRKTGTLNLSGSRGESQLVFRDGYIVSANHHNIHVKIGRILVEMGALDEEDLRRVLGEQARALGKPLVAVLIESGVVNKEAAYKGLETLIQLTIVEVLSWNEGAFSFNADTGEICDEYRYFPSNLNQELALDAQGALMDALRIYDERNRDGETWDEEWLDDRSFFSGDGPGLPEARSSVSAADLGLDEIDRLERKIPGVFTGLRDNSSGEESSEQCLKPLEREERPPLALLGDFVDNVRDASTAREVAHGLLRMTTGMFGRCLVLVVKGAELIPERSVGIIGEGTLRFSLPLSQPSLFADTVRSGRLFLGESRDEMLHKVLFNEITAPAAGTVLLMPLLAWERTIALIYADYGDNRGNYPPAEPFNIAMSHARLVLDNAFMRTRVMKKP, encoded by the coding sequence ATGTCGTTCAGCGGCGATCTAGGACATTTCCCAGTTGTAGATATCGTTCAACTTCTCCACTCTACCCGGAAGACAGGAACACTCAATCTTTCGGGGAGCAGGGGGGAAAGCCAGCTCGTTTTCAGGGATGGCTATATCGTCAGCGCGAACCACCATAACATTCATGTTAAAATCGGGCGTATCCTCGTTGAAATGGGGGCTCTCGACGAGGAGGACCTGCGCAGGGTTCTAGGAGAGCAGGCACGGGCTCTAGGGAAGCCCCTTGTGGCGGTGCTGATCGAAAGCGGCGTGGTGAACAAGGAGGCGGCATATAAAGGGTTGGAAACCCTTATTCAGCTGACCATTGTGGAGGTGCTCTCCTGGAATGAGGGGGCGTTTTCTTTCAACGCTGATACCGGAGAAATATGCGACGAGTACCGGTATTTCCCCTCAAACCTAAACCAGGAGCTGGCGCTCGACGCTCAGGGTGCTCTGATGGATGCGTTGCGCATCTATGATGAACGCAATAGAGACGGCGAGACATGGGACGAAGAATGGCTCGATGACAGAAGTTTCTTTTCAGGAGATGGACCAGGTCTTCCAGAGGCCCGGTCTTCGGTTTCAGCTGCTGATCTGGGCCTTGATGAGATCGATCGACTCGAACGAAAGATACCAGGTGTTTTCACAGGACTGCGCGACAATTCTTCAGGGGAGGAAAGTAGCGAACAGTGTTTAAAGCCCCTGGAGCGGGAGGAGCGCCCGCCACTGGCACTGCTGGGTGATTTCGTTGATAATGTTCGCGATGCCTCAACTGCGCGGGAAGTCGCACATGGTCTGTTGAGAATGACAACAGGTATGTTCGGGCGTTGTCTTGTGCTTGTGGTAAAAGGTGCAGAGTTGATTCCCGAAAGAAGTGTCGGCATTATCGGTGAGGGAACACTTCGTTTTTCGCTTCCCCTGTCCCAGCCCTCCCTGTTCGCGGACACGGTTCGGAGCGGTAGGCTCTTTCTGGGTGAGAGCCGGGATGAGATGCTGCATAAGGTTCTTTTTAATGAGATCACGGCCCCGGCAGCAGGGACAGTGCTCCTCATGCCCCTTCTCGCCTGGGAGCGGACGATAGCTCTGATATACGCTGATTACGGAGATAACCGGGGAAATTATCCGCCTGCTGAACCGTTCAATATCGCAATGAGTCATGCTCGTCTCGTGCTTGACAACGCGTTCATGCGAACCAGGGTGATGAAGAAACCGTGA